Genomic window (Saccharothrix australiensis):
CCGCCGCACTCCTCCCGCGCGGAGTTCCGGAATTCGCGGGAACCGCATGCCCGCACCGCACGACTCCTACGGTGGTGGCCGTTTCACGCGGGGAGGGACAGGGTGCGGGGTGTCGGGTAGTCGCACGGGTGTCGAGGACGTGGCCGAACGCGAGGCCGAGGAGGCGGTGCCGCGCGGGCCGCGCCGTCGCGCCGGGTACGTGACGGCGCTGTTCGCGCTGCTGGTCCTCCTGCTGCTCGGCGCCGTCGTGGTGCTGATCGCGCAGGGGTCGATCGCCATCCCGATCGGCGACGTGCTGCGCATCCTCACCGGCCGGGAGGTCGAGTCCGGGACGAGCCGCACCATCGTCCTGGACGCCCGGCTGCCCAAGGTCGTCGCCGGGCTGCTGGCCGGGGCCGCGCTGGCGGTCGGCGGCGTGCAGATGCAGACCCTGTTCCGCAACCCGCTGGCCGACCCGTTCGTGCTCGGGGTCAGCTCCGGCGCGATCCTGGGCGCGTCCATCGTCATCCTCGGCACCGGCGGCGTGGGGTGGCTGACCGGGCTGGGCGTGGTCAGCCAGCTCGGGGTGACCGGCGCGGCCGTCGCGGGCGCCGCCGGGGTGCTGCTGATCGCGCTGGGCATCGCCCGGCGCGTCGGCGACCCGGTCGTGGTGCTCGTGGTCGGCGTCATGCTCGGCTACCTGGCCGGCGCGCTGGTGGACATGCTGGTCTACTACACCGACCCGGACCGGTTGCAGGCGCTGACGACCTTCACCCGCGGCTCGGTGCGCAACGTGACGTGGAACGAGTTGCAGGTCGTCGCGGTGGCCTGCGGCGTGGTCCTGCTGCTGTCGGTGTTCCTCGCCCAGCCGCTCAACGCCCTGCTGCTCGGCGAGCGGTACGCGGGCAGCCTGGGCGTCGACGTCCGGCGGGTCCACTTCCTGTCGCTGGCGAGCGTCGCCGTGCTGTCCGGCATCATCACCGCCTACTGCGGTGCCATCGGGTTCGTCGGCCTGGCCGCGCCGCACCTGGCCCGCGGCCTGCTGCGCACCGCCGACCACCGGCTGGTCCTCCCGGCGAGCGCGCTCGTCGGCGCGGTGATCGTGCTGGCGGCCGAGTACGTCGCGGGCGGCAACGGGCTGACCCGGACGTCGTTGCCGCTCAACTCGGTCACCGCGTTCGTCGGCGCGCCGGTCATCCTCTGGGTGCTGCTGTCCGGCCGAGCGAGGAGGGGGGCCTGATGACCGCGGCGGACCGCCCGGCCCTGCAGGCGATCGCCGTGCGCGCGGGTTACCGGCGACGGCGGCGGCACCCGGCCGTCACGGTGCTGTCGGACGTCCACCTGGCGGCCCGGCCCGGTGAGCTGATCACGCTGATCGGGCCCAACGGCGCGGGCAAGTCGACCCTGCTGCGCACCCTCGTCGGCGCGCAGCCGCCGCTGGGTGGCCGGGTGCTGCTGGACGGGCACGACCTCGCCGCCCTGTCACCGCGCGAGCGGGCCCGGCGGCTGGCGGTCACGCTGACCGAGCCGGTCGACGTGGGCATGATGAGCGTCGAGGCGGTGGTGGCGCTGGGCAGGCTGCCCTACCGGTCGTGGATCGGCCGGTCCACCGCGCGGGACCGCGCCGCGGTGGACCGCGCGCTGGTCGACGCAGGCGTCGAGGAACTGCGCCACCGCGGGCTGGGCGACCTGTCCGACGGCGAGCGGCAGCGGGTGATGGTGGCGCGGGCCCTCGCGCAGGAGCCGGCGGTGCTGGTGCTGGACGAGCCGACGGCGTTCCTGGACGTCGCCCGCCGGATCGAGCTGGCGGCGATGCTGACCCGGCTCACCGCCACCACCGGCGCGGCGATCATCCTGTCGACGCACGACCTCGCCTTCGCGCTGCGCCGCGCGGACCAGGTCTGGCTGGTCGGCGCGGACGGCGCGGTGACGGCGGGCGCGCCGGAGGACCTGGCCTACGGCGACGCCGTGGCGCGCACGTTCACCGGCGAGAACATGTCGTTCGACGACGCGGCGGCCACGATCGTCGTCGCCGACGGCGGCGTGCCCGGCGCCACCGTGCGGGTCGCCGCCGACGGGCGGGTGCGGCAGTGGGCCGAGCACGCCGTGCGGCGGGCCGGGTGGGAGCCGACCGCGGACGCCTGCGCGCACGTCCTGGAGGTCGAGGCCGGCCCGCCGTGCCGCTGGCGGGTCGACGGCGCGGCCGTGCCGGACGCGGACCGCGGCCGGGGCGTCGGGTTCGAGTCCCTCGTCGGCCACCTGCGCCGCCGCGCCACGTCGCTGCCCGAGGGGGTGCGGGCCGGGCGGCCCCGGTTCCCCGACTGACCGGACGCCCGACGCCCGACCCCGCCGAGAACCAGCCACCCGCAGGAGAACACCGTGAAGGCACTCATCCGCTCGGCCGTCGCACTGCTGGTGCTGGCCCTCGCCCTGGCCGGGTGCGGAGGACCCGGCACCGGCGCGACGGGCGAGCGGGGCGGCGCGGAGGGCTGCGTCACCGACCACGCCGAGGGCAAGGACTACTTCCCTGACAAGAGCACGGTCGAGCAGTCGGAGCTGTGGGACATCTCGTACCACGGCTCCTACAAGACGATCACGTTGGCGGACACCGAGAACGACGGCGCCGGCCCGCTGCGGTACGTGCTCTACCAGTGCGGCACGCCCCGGCCGGAGGCCGCCGGCGACCTGGCGGGCGCGCTGTTCGTCCAGGTGCCGGTCACCAACGTGGCGGTCACCTCGTTCAACGCCTTGGCCATGCTGGACCGGCTGGGGAAGAACCGGACGATCACCGGCCTGAGCGGTCAGCTGCTGGGCAACGTCGGCAAGGACGCCTGGTACGCCGGGGTGGCCGAGGCCGCGGGCAAGCCCACCTCGATCGGCGAGTACACCGACCTCGACCGGGAAGCCGTCCTGGGCCTCGAGAACCAGGTGGTCTTCATGTCCGGGTTCGGGGCGGGGTTCGACGACATCTCCAACGCCCGCGCCGCCGGCCTGCCCGGCGTGAGCGTGTCCAACCGGTTGGAGCGCCACGCCCTGGCCTCCGCGGAGTGGCTCAAGATGGTGGCGGCCTTCTACAACGCCGAGGCCGCCGCCAACACCGAGTTCGACGCGATCAAAGCGCGGTTCGACCAGGTGGTCGCCACGGTCACCGGCAAGGTCGGCGACCGGGAGGCGGGCTACCTGTGCGTCGCGCCGGAGCGCGGCTGCGAGTTCGTCCACGCGCACGGCGCCGAGACCCTGGTCGGCCGGCTGTTCACGCGGCTGGGCGTCGGCAACGTCTTCGCACCCGGCAACGACCGGCCCAACGGCAGGCCCTACGACTTCGAGGAGGCCGTCGGCACCGCCGCCTCCGCCGACTTCTTCGTCGTCTACGACCCGCTGAAGCTGACGACCGACACCCTGAAGGCCGACCCCCGGTTCAACCGGTTCCGGCCGTTCCGGGACGGCGCGTTCATCGCCGGCGTCGACGCGAACTTCGAGGAGTGCCGCGCCAAGACCTACCTGGACGTGGACGTGCTGCTGCGGGACATCGCGATCGGCCTCGCGCCCGACCTGTTCCCCGGCACGCGGGGCACCTGCTTCGCCCGCCCCTCCTGACGCCGGGCCGCCCGGTCCGCCGGCCGGCGGGCGTCGCCGGCGGACCGGGCGGCCTCACCCGCGCGTGCCCCGCACGATCAGCCGTCGCGCGTGGTTGTCGTAGGGCGATCCGTCGAAGTCGCCGAAGCACTCGACCTCGGCGAACCCGGCCTCCCGGAACAGGGCGCGCAGCTCGGCGGCGCTGTAGAGCACGCAGTAGGTCGACGTGCGCCGCACCTCGTCACCGCGCACGTAGGTCCAGTCGGAGCGCAGCCGCGTCCAGTCGTCCAGCACGGTGTCGCGCATGAACACCGTGCCGCCGCCCTCGACGTCCACCGCCTGCGGCCGGCCGACCCACCCGGCGAACACCTCCTTGCCCATCACGTCCACCAGCAGCCGCCCACCGGGCACGAGGCTCGCGTGCGCGTTGCGCAGCACCGCCAGGTTCTCGCCCGGCTCGACGAAGTAGCCGAACGACGTGTACATGTTGACCACCAGGTCGTAGCCGCCCGGCTCCACGTGGTCGCGCATGTCCGCGCGCACCAGGCGCGCGGTCGTCCCGGCCCGCTCGCAGGCGTCCCGCGCCCGCGCGAGCATCGCCTCGCTCAGGTCCACCCCGGTGACCACCGCGCCGCGCCGGGCCAGCGGCACGACGTGGGTGCCCGGCCCGCACGCGAGGTCGAGCACCCGGTCGCCTGCGGCCACCTTCAGCAGCGGCGACGTGGCCACCAGGTGCTCCGCCTCCGCCACCCGGCGCGGCGGGAACATCACGTCGGCGAACCCCACCCAGAGATCGTCGTCCTCGTACCAGTCCATGCCGCTCCAGCCGTGTCGTCCTCGTGCGGGTGCGCACCGCCCCGGTCCAGGTGGTCGTCGGTCGGCGGCCCCCGGTTCCCGCGAGGCCCGAACCGCCGTCACCGCGCGGGAACTTTCCGCGCCGCCGGCCCGACCACTGGTGGTGACGACGCGACCGCCCGGAGTGGGGACACCGATGCGATCCACGCAGGCTGCCCGTTCTTACCCGTTCCGCGAACCCACCGCGCTGGAGCTGGAGCCCGAGTACGCGCGGCTCCGGGAGCACGAACCGCTCAGCCGGATCTCGCTGCCCCACGGTGGCGACGCCTGGCTGGCGGTGCGGCACGAGGACGTCCGCGCGGTGCTGAGCGACCCGCGGTTCAGCCGCGCCGCGCTGCTGGACCGGGACGTGCCGCGCACCTCGCCCCGCCGGCTCACCGACCCGACCCTGCACACGGTCGACCCGCCCGAGCACAACCGGTTGCGCCGCCTGGTTTCCGCCGCGTTCAGCCCCCGGCGGCTCGGCCGCCTCGCCGAGTACGCCCAGCGCGTCACCGACGACCTGCTCGACCGGATGGCGGACCAGGGCCCGCCCGCCGACGTCGTGTCCGGGCTCGCGCTACCGCTGCCGATGGCGGTCATCTGCCAGATGCTGGGCGTGCCGGTCGCCGACCGCGACCGGTTCACCGGCTGGATCGACGTCGCCCTCGCCACCACCGCGTTCTCCAGCGAGGAGATCCACGACGCGTTCGCGAGCCTGAAGGGCTACCTGGTCGAGCTGGTCGCCGCCCGCCGGCGCGAGCCGACCGACGACCTGCTGGGCGCGCTGGTCGAGGCCCGCGACAAGGGGGGCAGGCTCAGCGAGGACGAGCTGGTCGCGCTCGGCGTGACCCTGCTCTACGCGGGCCTGGAGACCACGTCCAACCACATCGGCAACTTCATCGCCACCCTGCTGACCCACCCCGACCAGCTCGCGCTGCTGCGCGCCGAGCCCGACCTGCTCGACCGGGCGGTGGACGAGCTGCTGCGCTTCATCCCCATCGTGACGTCGGCGGGGTTCACCCGCATCGCGCTGGAGGACGTCGAGCTGGGCGGCGTGGTCGTGCGCGCGGGCGACGCGGTGATGCTGCACCTCGACGCCGCCAACCGGGACGAGCGCGCCTTCGCCGACCCCGACGAGCTGGACCTGGCCAGGGCGGTCAACCCGCACCTGGCGTTCGGGTTCGGGCCGCACTACTGCGTCGCCGCGCAGTTGGCCAAGGCCGAGCTGCGGGTGGCGGTGGGCTCGTTGCTGGGCCGTTTCCCGAGACTGCGGCTCGCGGTGGGCGAGGACGAACTGCCCTGGCGGCGCGGCCGGATGGCACGCGGCCTGGAGCGGCTGCCCGTCGCCTGGTGACGCGGCGTGAGGCGGTGCGGCGCGGTTCGGGGTGGTGGATGCGCGCGGAAGTGGGGCGGTGCGGGGGATCGCGGTCGCGCACGGGGTCGGGGTGGCGTGCGGGCCGCGGCTGTGCGGGGCGGGACGGTACGCGGGGTCGGGGTGGCGTGCGGGTGACCCCGGTGTGGGGGGACGGGGCGGTGCGCGGGACGCGTGCGGGACCGGGCGGTGCGCGGGTCAGGACGACCAGGCGGCCGGACCGGTGTTCGGGCGCGGGTCGGCGGCCAGGTCCCGCTCGATGGCCGCGCACGCGGCCAGCAGCGGCGGCACCATGTCGCGCCGGACGCCGTCGGCGGTGGTGCGGCTGGCGTGGGTCGAGACGTTGACCGCCGCGACCACCCGGCCGGCGCGGTCCCGGACGGGCGCGGCGACCGAACGCAGGCCCTCCTCCAGTTCCTGGTCCACGAGCGCCCAGCCCTGCGCGCGCACCCGGTCCAGCTCGGCGCGCAGCCGGTCCGGCGACGTGATCGTGCGCGAAGTCAGGGGTTCCAGCCGCACGGCGGCCAGGTAGCGGTCCAGCGCGTCGCCCGGCAGGCCGGCGAGCAGCACGTGCCCCATCGACGTCGCGTAGGCCGGGAACCGCGTGCCGACCGTGATCGACACGGCCATGATCCGCGACACCGCGACCCTGGCCACGTAGACGACGTCCGAGCCGTCCAGCACGGAGGCGGAGGTCGACTCGCGGACCTCGCCCGACAGCCGCTCCAGGTGCGGCTGGGCGACCTCCGGCAGCGAGATCCCGGACAGGAAGGCGTACCCCAGTTCCAGCACCCGCGCGGTCAGCGAGAAGTGCTTGCCGTCCGTGCGCACGTAGCCGAGGTCGACCAGCGTGAGCAGGAACCGCCGCGCGCCCGCGCGCGTGAGGCCGGTGGCCTTGGCCACGTCCGTCAGCGTCGGGGACGGGTTGGCGGCGGTGAACGCGCGGATCACCGCCAGGCCCCGCTCCAGCGACCGCACGTAGTGCGCGCCGCGCTCGCTCGGTCCGTCCTGCTCGATCATGGTGGCGCTCACCCTATCCGGCGGTCACGGCGTGGTCCGGGCGCGGCGCGGGCGACGCGCCCGCGCCGCCGGGCGCCTACGCCTCCACCACCACGGCCAGGCCCTGCCCGACCCCGATGCACAGCGCGGCCAGGCCCCACCCGCCGCCGCGCCGGCGCAGCTCGTGCGCCAGCTGGAGCACCACCCGCGCGCCGGACGCGCCGAGCGGGTGCCCGATGGCGATCGCGCCGCCGTTGACGTTGACGATCTCCGGGTCCAGCTCCGGCCAGTCCGCCAGGCACGCCAGCGACTGCGCGGCGAACGCCTCGTTCAGCTCGACCGCCGCGAGGTCCGACCAGTCGATCCCGGCGCGGCGCAGGGCGATCTCCGCCGCCCGCACCGGGCCGACGCCGAAGGACTGCGGGTCCACGCCCGCCGCGCCCCGACCGGCGATCCGGGCCAGCGGCTGCACGCCGAGGCGGGTGGCGGCGGCCCGGTCGCCGAGCAGCAGGGCGCACGCGCCGTCGGTGAGCGGCGAGGCGTTGCCCGCGGTCACGGTGCCCTGCGGGCGGAACGCGGGCTTGAGCCCGGCGAGCTTGTCCAGGCTGGTGTCGGGCCGGATGCCCTCGTCCCGCGCCAGGTCGACGCCGGGCGGCGCCACGACGTGGCTGTCGTAGAAGCCGTCGTCCCACGCCCGCGCGGCAAGCCGGTGGCTGCGCAGCGCGAACTCGTCCTGCCGCTCGCGGGTGACGCCGTAGCGCTCGGCGAGCTGCTCGGTGGCCTCGCCGAGCGACACCGTCCACTCCGCGGGCATGTCCGGGTTGACCATGCGCCAGCCGAGGGTGGTGGAGTGCAGCGTCTCGTGGCCCGCGGGGAAGCCCTTGCCGGGCTTGAGCAGGACCCACGGCGCGCGGCTCATCGACTCCACGCCGCCCGCGACGACCAGCGACGCGTCGCCGACCGCGATGGTGCGCGAGCCCTGCATGACGGCGTCCATGCCGGAGCCGCACAGGCGGTTCACCGTCGTGCCGGGCACGGACGTCGGCCAGCCCGCGAGCAGGGCGCCCATCCGCGCCACGTTGCGGTTGTCCTCGCCCGCCTGGTTGGCGTCGCCGAGCACGACCTCGTCGACGGTCGCCGGCGCGAGGTCGGAGCGCTCGGCCAGGGTGCGCAGCACGTGCGCGGCGAGGTCGTCGGGCCGCACGCCGGACAGCGCGCCGCCGTAGCGGCCGAACGGGGTGCGCACGCCGTCGAGCACGAACACTTCGGTCACCGCGATGCCTCCTTGAGCGCGCGGAGAGCGGCCAGCTCCCCGGTGGTGGGCGGGGGAGTGCGGCCGACCTCGGGCGCGGTCCGCAGGTCCCAGCCGGTCGCGGCGCGCACCTGGTCCAGCGTCACGCCCTCGTGCATGTCCGTGAGGACCAGCTCGGCGGTCTCCGGGTCGGGCCGGAACACCCCGAGGTCGGTGATCACCAGGGTCGGCCCCGCGCCGCGCAGGCCGAGCCGCTCGCGGTCGCCCTTGCCCGTGCCGTGCCCGAACGAGGTGACGAAGTCGACCCGGTCCACGAAGCTGCGGCTGCTCTGCCGGACCACGACGTAGACCTCGCGGCACGACGCGGCGATCTCGGGCGCGCCGCCCGCGCCCGGCAGCCGCACCTTCGGGTGGTGGTAGTCGCCGCCGATGACGGTGGTGTTGATGTTGCCGAACCGGTCGAGCTGCGCCGCGCCGAGGAAGCCCACGTCGATCCGGCCGGGCTGGAGCCAGTAGTTGAACACCTCGGGGACGCTGATCACCGCGTCGGCGGTCTCGGCCAGGATGCCGTCGCCGATGGAGGCGGGCAGCCGGTCCGGCTTGGAGCCGAGCGTGCCCGACTCGTAGACGAGGACGAGGTCCGGCGCGTGCGTGCGGCGGGCCAGGTTGGCGGCGGTGGACGGGAGGCCGATGCCCACGAACACCCGCTGCCTGCCGGACAGCGCGCGTGCGGCGGCGATCGCCATCATCTCGTCGGCGGTGTGGGTCATGCCGGCACCTCTTCCCGGACCTGTCGCAGCCAGTTCGCGAACTCCTCGCGGTCGCGGCCGATCGCGTCCCACGCGGCGTAGTAGGCGTTGTCCCGCTCCGAGTAGCCCTGCGCGTACGAGGGGTGCGCGCCGCCCGGCACCTCGGCGACCTTCGTGACCGCCCAGGACGGCAGCACGATCGCGCCCGGCACGGGCGTCAGCTCGTCCACCACCTCCTCGACGGTGACGAGGCTGCGCCGCGCCGCCAGCACCGCTTCCTTCTGCACGCCGAGCAGGCCCCACAGCTGGACGTTGCCGGCGCGGTCGGCGCGCTGCGCGTGGATCACCGTGACGTCCGGGTTGAGCGCCGGCACGGCGGTGAGCTGCTCGCCGGTGAACGGGCAGGTGATCGGCTTGATGGTGGCCGTGACGGACGGCAGGTCGGTACCGACGTACCCGCGCAGCACCGCGAACGGCAGCCCGGACGCGCCCGCGACGTACCGGTTGGCCATCCCGGCGTGGCTGTGCTCCTCGATCTCCAGCGGCACGGGCCACGAGTGCTGCACCGCGTCGCGGAACCGGTGCAGCGAGCCGACGCCGGGGTTGCCGCCCCACGAGAACACCAGCTTCCGCGCGCAACCGGCGCCGATGAGCTGGTCGTACACGATGTCGGGTGTCATGCGCACGAGCGTCAGGTCCCGACGGCCCTGCCGGATGATCTCGTGGCCGGCCGCCGTCGGTATCAGGTGGGTGAAGCCTTCGAGGGCCACCACGTCCCCGTCGGCGACCAACTCGCCGATCGCCTCGGCCAAGGTCACGATCTCCGCCACCGCACACCCTCACTTTGTTCGTATGCCGAACAGGAGTTCTTAATACGAACATACGAGGGCGTGCGGCGTCGGTCAAGGTGGGGTGGCGGCTGTCGCCGGGGGTTGGTAGGAGGCGACCGGTTCACCGGGGCTCGGTGCACCGAGGCGGCGGTTTGCCCTGGGGGCGGCGGGCGCGGCGAAGCGGTGGGCGCGGCGAAGCGGCGGGCCGGGTGGGCGGTGGGCTCGGCGGACTCGGCGGGCCGGGTGAGGCGGCGCGGCGGCGGGCGGGGTGAGGCGGCGCGGTGGGTGAGGCGGCGCGGTGGGTGAGGCGGCGCGGCGGGTGAGGCGGCGCGGCGGGTGAGGCGGCGCGGCGGGTGAGGCGGCGCGGACGGTCGTGGCCGGGACTCGGCGGCGTCGGCGTCCTCCCGGCCGGGGGACGCCGACGCCGGTGCGCGGCGGGCGGGGTTACTTGCGCTTGAGGCGACGCCGCAGTTCCGCGACCAGCTCCTCGTCGCTCAACTCCGCCGGGTCGGGCCTGGTGTGCCGCAGCTGCGCCTCCTCGGCCGTGATCAGCTCGGCGGCGACCAGCACCTCCAGCGGGCTCACGTCGAACAGGTTCGCGATGGACCGCGCGGTCTCGATGCTGATCGACTTGCCGCGTCGCCAATCGGTGAAGCGGCTCCGGTGCACGCCGGTGGCGCGGGCCAGGTCACCGGTGGTGAGGCCGCGGTTCTCCAGGTTGGTCTCGATGTAGGTCCACAGGGGCGACGGTGCGTTCTGGTCTGCGCTCACGCCGCCCATGATAGTTGCGCGCACGCAACGTCCGTCATGCGCGTCCCCTGAAAGCGTGGCGCCAAAGCGGTGACGACGCGTTGCGTGCGCGCGGTCCGAGGTCGGGTGCGACGTCCGCTCGGCGCCGTCCGGGCGGGAAGCGGCCGAGGTCGTCGAGCGGATCCGGGTGGTGCGCCCCGGTCGGCGGGCGACGGGGAGGTCTGGGGGTTGCCCTCCCCGTCGTCCGCACGATGGGAGCGGGTTCCCGAACACCCGCTCCGCTGCTCCTCACCGCCGTCGTGGCAGCCATCGACAACTGTGCCACCGGCGGCGGGGCGGTGCGCAGGGTCGGAAGTCCCGATTCGACAGGGTCCTCGGTCATCCGGGTGACGCGCCGGCGGAAGCGTTGCCGTCGCGGTGGACTTCCGCCCGGATCGCGACTTACCCATACCCCCTATGGGTGTAACCCAAGTCTCAACCACGTTGACTTATACATACCCCAGGGGGGTATAAATTCGACCACCGGGGAGCGACCCCGGACGACGAGGAGGAGCCGACGATGGCCGAGTCCACTTTCACCGAGTCCACTTTCACCGTCACCGGGATGACCTGCGGCCACTGCGCGGCGTCGGTGACCGGGGAGGTCACGCGGATCGCCGGGGTGACGGACGTGGCCGTCGACCTGCCGACCGGCGCGGTGCGGATCACCAGCGCCGCGCCGGTCGCCGAGGCCGACGTGCGCGCCGCCGTCGAGGAAGCGGGCTACGCGCTCGCCCGCTGAGCCGACCACCCGGGGCCCGCCCCGAGCGGGCGGGCCCCCCAGTCCGAGGACCACACCATGAACACAGCAGCGAAGCTCTCCGCCTACGGTGCGGCGCTCGTCCTGGTCGCCGGTGCGGCCTGGGCGACCGGCGGTGCTGTCGGTCCCCTCCCCGCCGGCACCGCCGAGGGCGGTCGCGGCGGGGCGCACGGCGCGGAGGACGCCGGCCACGGGGACGACCACGGCGCCACCGTCGCGGGGGCCGAGCAGGACCAGCCCGCCGGGTTGGCGTCGTCCAGGGGCGGCTACACCCTCGCGCCCACCGACCTGACGCCGACCCCCGGAACCCCGTTCACCTTCCGCGTCCTCGACCGCGACGGCCACGCCGTCACCGCGTTCGACGTGGCGCACGACCAGCGGATGCACCTCATCGTCGTCCGCCGCGACACCTCGCACTACCGGCACCTGCACCCGGGGATGGCCGCCGACGGCACCTGGTCGGCCCCGCTGGACGTGGCCGAGGGCGGCTCCTACCGGGTGTTCGCCGACTTCAAGCCGACCGGCGGCGCGGCGACGACGCTCGGCGCGGACGTGTCGGTCGCGGGCCGGTACGAGCCGCGTGGGCACGCGCCCGCCCGGGTCGCCGAGGTCGACGGCTACCGGGTGCGGCTGGACGGCGACCTGGTGCCCGGCCGGGCGTCCCCGATCCGGCTCACCGTGACCAGGGACGGCCGGCCGGTGACCGACCTCCAGCCCCACCTGGCGGCGTACGGGCACCTGGTGGCGTTGCGCCGGGCCGACCTCGCCTACCTGCACGTCCACCCGGAGGGCGCGCCCGGCGACGGCAGGACCGCGCCCGGACCCGTGCTCCCGTTCACCGCGCGGGTGCCGACGGCGGACACCTACCGGCTGTTCCTGGACTTCCGGCACGAGGACGTCGTGCGCACCGCCGAGTTCACCGTGGAGGCGCGTCGT
Coding sequences:
- a CDS encoding FecCD family ABC transporter permease — translated: MSGSRTGVEDVAEREAEEAVPRGPRRRAGYVTALFALLVLLLLGAVVVLIAQGSIAIPIGDVLRILTGREVESGTSRTIVLDARLPKVVAGLLAGAALAVGGVQMQTLFRNPLADPFVLGVSSGAILGASIVILGTGGVGWLTGLGVVSQLGVTGAAVAGAAGVLLIALGIARRVGDPVVVLVVGVMLGYLAGALVDMLVYYTDPDRLQALTTFTRGSVRNVTWNELQVVAVACGVVLLLSVFLAQPLNALLLGERYAGSLGVDVRRVHFLSLASVAVLSGIITAYCGAIGFVGLAAPHLARGLLRTADHRLVLPASALVGAVIVLAAEYVAGGNGLTRTSLPLNSVTAFVGAPVILWVLLSGRARRGA
- a CDS encoding ABC transporter ATP-binding protein, whose amino-acid sequence is MTAADRPALQAIAVRAGYRRRRRHPAVTVLSDVHLAARPGELITLIGPNGAGKSTLLRTLVGAQPPLGGRVLLDGHDLAALSPRERARRLAVTLTEPVDVGMMSVEAVVALGRLPYRSWIGRSTARDRAAVDRALVDAGVEELRHRGLGDLSDGERQRVMVARALAQEPAVLVLDEPTAFLDVARRIELAAMLTRLTATTGAAIILSTHDLAFALRRADQVWLVGADGAVTAGAPEDLAYGDAVARTFTGENMSFDDAAATIVVADGGVPGATVRVAADGRVRQWAEHAVRRAGWEPTADACAHVLEVEAGPPCRWRVDGAAVPDADRGRGVGFESLVGHLRRRATSLPEGVRAGRPRFPD
- a CDS encoding ABC transporter substrate-binding protein, whose translation is MKALIRSAVALLVLALALAGCGGPGTGATGERGGAEGCVTDHAEGKDYFPDKSTVEQSELWDISYHGSYKTITLADTENDGAGPLRYVLYQCGTPRPEAAGDLAGALFVQVPVTNVAVTSFNALAMLDRLGKNRTITGLSGQLLGNVGKDAWYAGVAEAAGKPTSIGEYTDLDREAVLGLENQVVFMSGFGAGFDDISNARAAGLPGVSVSNRLERHALASAEWLKMVAAFYNAEAAANTEFDAIKARFDQVVATVTGKVGDREAGYLCVAPERGCEFVHAHGAETLVGRLFTRLGVGNVFAPGNDRPNGRPYDFEEAVGTAASADFFVVYDPLKLTTDTLKADPRFNRFRPFRDGAFIAGVDANFEECRAKTYLDVDVLLRDIAIGLAPDLFPGTRGTCFARPS
- a CDS encoding SAM-dependent methyltransferase yields the protein MDWYEDDDLWVGFADVMFPPRRVAEAEHLVATSPLLKVAAGDRVLDLACGPGTHVVPLARRGAVVTGVDLSEAMLARARDACERAGTTARLVRADMRDHVEPGGYDLVVNMYTSFGYFVEPGENLAVLRNAHASLVPGGRLLVDVMGKEVFAGWVGRPQAVDVEGGGTVFMRDTVLDDWTRLRSDWTYVRGDEVRRTSTYCVLYSAAELRALFREAGFAEVECFGDFDGSPYDNHARRLIVRGTRG
- a CDS encoding cytochrome P450 codes for the protein MRSTQAARSYPFREPTALELEPEYARLREHEPLSRISLPHGGDAWLAVRHEDVRAVLSDPRFSRAALLDRDVPRTSPRRLTDPTLHTVDPPEHNRLRRLVSAAFSPRRLGRLAEYAQRVTDDLLDRMADQGPPADVVSGLALPLPMAVICQMLGVPVADRDRFTGWIDVALATTAFSSEEIHDAFASLKGYLVELVAARRREPTDDLLGALVEARDKGGRLSEDELVALGVTLLYAGLETTSNHIGNFIATLLTHPDQLALLRAEPDLLDRAVDELLRFIPIVTSAGFTRIALEDVELGGVVVRAGDAVMLHLDAANRDERAFADPDELDLARAVNPHLAFGFGPHYCVAAQLAKAELRVAVGSLLGRFPRLRLAVGEDELPWRRGRMARGLERLPVAW
- a CDS encoding IclR family transcriptional regulator domain-containing protein; this encodes MIEQDGPSERGAHYVRSLERGLAVIRAFTAANPSPTLTDVAKATGLTRAGARRFLLTLVDLGYVRTDGKHFSLTARVLELGYAFLSGISLPEVAQPHLERLSGEVRESTSASVLDGSDVVYVARVAVSRIMAVSITVGTRFPAYATSMGHVLLAGLPGDALDRYLAAVRLEPLTSRTITSPDRLRAELDRVRAQGWALVDQELEEGLRSVAAPVRDRAGRVVAAVNVSTHASRTTADGVRRDMVPPLLAACAAIERDLAADPRPNTGPAAWSS
- a CDS encoding thiolase family protein — encoded protein: MTEVFVLDGVRTPFGRYGGALSGVRPDDLAAHVLRTLAERSDLAPATVDEVVLGDANQAGEDNRNVARMGALLAGWPTSVPGTTVNRLCGSGMDAVMQGSRTIAVGDASLVVAGGVESMSRAPWVLLKPGKGFPAGHETLHSTTLGWRMVNPDMPAEWTVSLGEATEQLAERYGVTRERQDEFALRSHRLAARAWDDGFYDSHVVAPPGVDLARDEGIRPDTSLDKLAGLKPAFRPQGTVTAGNASPLTDGACALLLGDRAAATRLGVQPLARIAGRGAAGVDPQSFGVGPVRAAEIALRRAGIDWSDLAAVELNEAFAAQSLACLADWPELDPEIVNVNGGAIAIGHPLGASGARVVLQLAHELRRRGGGWGLAALCIGVGQGLAVVVEA
- a CDS encoding CoA-transferase subunit beta — encoded protein: MTHTADEMMAIAAARALSGRQRVFVGIGLPSTAANLARRTHAPDLVLVYESGTLGSKPDRLPASIGDGILAETADAVISVPEVFNYWLQPGRIDVGFLGAAQLDRFGNINTTVIGGDYHHPKVRLPGAGGAPEIAASCREVYVVVRQSSRSFVDRVDFVTSFGHGTGKGDRERLGLRGAGPTLVITDLGVFRPDPETAELVLTDMHEGVTLDQVRAATGWDLRTAPEVGRTPPPTTGELAALRALKEASR
- a CDS encoding CoA transferase subunit A, producing MAEIVTLAEAIGELVADGDVVALEGFTHLIPTAAGHEIIRQGRRDLTLVRMTPDIVYDQLIGAGCARKLVFSWGGNPGVGSLHRFRDAVQHSWPVPLEIEEHSHAGMANRYVAGASGLPFAVLRGYVGTDLPSVTATIKPITCPFTGEQLTAVPALNPDVTVIHAQRADRAGNVQLWGLLGVQKEAVLAARRSLVTVEEVVDELTPVPGAIVLPSWAVTKVAEVPGGAHPSYAQGYSERDNAYYAAWDAIGRDREEFANWLRQVREEVPA
- a CDS encoding helix-turn-helix domain-containing protein, whose amino-acid sequence is MGGVSADQNAPSPLWTYIETNLENRGLTTGDLARATGVHRSRFTDWRRGKSISIETARSIANLFDVSPLEVLVAAELITAEEAQLRHTRPDPAELSDEELVAELRRRLKRK
- a CDS encoding heavy-metal-associated domain-containing protein; this encodes MAESTFTESTFTVTGMTCGHCAASVTGEVTRIAGVTDVAVDLPTGAVRITSAAPVAEADVRAAVEEAGYALAR